A stretch of Prunus dulcis chromosome 6, ALMONDv2, whole genome shotgun sequence DNA encodes these proteins:
- the LOC117630583 gene encoding uncharacterized protein LOC117630583, protein MASANAHCCIHLLPLALVIFILFNAVHPCLSFNQPTRQRIDKVCHQMEEYGFCDQTFTQNIKTPSADFARLTQVALDQTTQNAASTHAFILQLLSKVTDKPTKNALTACESAYCVVMQAFLQEAVGDFNRKDYDSMLEDEGVAPRAQASYEITFITPPSPVDPLKEIHRQMGILIAMAVVTGHELLGHRMMKSTT, encoded by the coding sequence ATGGCTTCTGCTAATGCTCATTGCTGcatccatcttcttcctctagcCCTCGTCATATTCATCCTCTTCAATGCCGTCCATCCTTGCTTGAGTTTCAACCAGCCAACCCGACAGAGAATCGACAAAGTCTGCCACCAAATGGAGGAGTATGGATTCTGCGACCAAACCTTCacccaaaacataaaaactccATCAGCAGACTTTGCTCGGTTGACCCAAGTAGCCCTAGACCAGACCACACAGAATGCAGCAAGCACACATGCTTTTATACTCCAGCTTCTTTCAAAGGTAACAGACAAGCCGACCAAAAACGCTCTGACTGCCTGCGAGAGCGCCTACTGTGTCGTCATGCAGGCCTTTCTTCAGGAGGCGGTGGGGGATTTTAACAGAAAAGATTATGACAGTATGCTTGAGGATGAAGGTGTAGCGCCTAGAGCTCAAGCCAGCTATGAAATTACTTTCATAACCCCGCCTAGTCCGGTGGACCCGCTGAAAGAGATCCATAGGCAGATGGGAATTCTCATTGCCATGGCTGTGGTCACTGGCCATGAACTTCTTGGTCACCGAATGATGAAGAGCACCACTTGA
- the LOC117631854 gene encoding uncharacterized protein LOC117631854 isoform X1: MKLWATNEVCARSKFWYFLRKLKKVKKSNGQVLAINEVGKWFLLNSPPGLIQFVAKGDMKQKQLRKSHMKWVFYVGGNAFFAMVPRQVLLASLDAIIKTLQRTRKNRSHLYRKGIKRKIPFQQTSRQKIPLHHPIAYIYIYIYKDRSKLF, from the exons ATGAAGCTCTGGGCCACCAATGAGGTTTGCGCCAGGTCCAAGTTCTG GTATTTCCTGAGGAAGCTGAAGAAGGTCAAGAAGAGCAATGGCCAAGTGCTTGCCATTAATGAG GTGGGGAAGTGGTTCCTCCTCAACTCTCCTCCTGGCTTAATCCAATTTGTTGCCAAAG GTGACATGAAGCAGAAACAGTTAAGGAAATCTCATATGAAATGGGTATTTTATGTTGGAG GGAATGCATTCTTTGCCATGGTTCCCAGACAGGTCCTCTTGGCTTCCCTTGATGCTATCA TTAAAACCCTGCAAAGGACAAGAAAGAACAGAAGCCACCTCTATAGGAAAGGCATCAAGAGAAAGATCCCATTCCAACAGACATCAAGGCAGAAAATCCCCCTCCACCACCCaatagcatatatatatatatatatatataaagaccGGTCCAAACTCTTTTAA
- the LOC117631853 gene encoding probable linoleate 9S-lipoxygenase 5, whose translation MLHCKHLLTPLSFRRKVVAVATPNNLTSINHRPLLLPKLPGFLSMDDVTRSQPLPLASTAAKASQNSTIYPHPKYEGKKIKGRVVLMKNNVLDLNDLTASVLDRVGELVGKAVSLQLISSVNGDPEKGSPGKVGKPAYLENWITTITPLTAGDSAFDITFDWDEEIGVPGAFIIRNDHHSEFYLKTLTLEDVPGEGRIHFVCNSWVYPADKYKKDRIFFTNKTYLSSDTPKPLQKFREEELVNLRGDDADKKRELQEWDRVYDYAYYNDLGNPDKGQEYARPVLGGSSEFPYPRRGRTGRPPTKTDPNTESQLKLIMSLNIYVPRDERFGPLKLSDLLAYGLKTIPQVLKPELAALLVGSHNEFNNMQEVLMLYEGGIELPDGILKYIKDSIHEELFKELFRTDGEKFLKFPVPQVIQDNKSAWRTDEEFAREMLAGVNPVAIRRLQEFPPASKLDQKAYGDQTSQITKEHIEHNLKGLSIDEAIKNNKLFILDHHDALMPYLRRINTTSTKTYSSRTLLFLENDGTLKPLAIELSLPHPDGDQFGCISKVYTPSSQGVESSIWQLAKAYVNVNDSGHHQLISHWLKTHAVIEPFVIAANRQLSVLHPIHKLLHPHFRETMNANAIAREVLTNAGGIIEETVFPAKFSMEWSSVMYKNWVFPEQALPVDLIKRGMAVEDPKSSHSVRLLIEDYPYAADGLEIWSAIKTWVKEYCSFYYKNDEMVQNDSELQSWWKELREEGHGDKKDEPWWPKMQTCEELIESCTIIIWLSSAYHAAINYGQYSIGGYVPNRPSISLQFMPEEGTPEYEELKTNPDKAFLKTFAPQLQTLLGMASIEILSRHPVDELYLGQRGTPEWTTDANMLQASEDFRKKLEGIEKRIIKMNKDEKLKNRVGPAKIPYTLLYPSSEPGLTGKGIPNSVNI comes from the exons ATGCTACATTGCAAGCATCTCTTAACTCCTTTGAGCTTCAGGAGAAAAGTAGTTGCAGTAGCAACACCCAACAACCTCACATCAATCAATCACAGGCCACTACTGTTGCCTAAATTGCCTGGTTTCTTGAGCATGGATGATGTTACACGATCTCAACCGTTGCCTTTGGCTTCAACAGCTGCCAAGGCATCCCAGAACAGCACAATTTATCCACACCCCAAATATGAGGGCAAGAAGATCAAAGGGAGGGTGGTGTTGATGAAGAATAATGTTCTGGACTTGAACGACCTTACAGCATCGGTTCTCGATCGTGTTGGTGAGCTGGTAGGCAAAGCGGTTTCTCTGCAGCTCATTAGTTCAGTCAATGGTGACCCTG AAAAGGGGTCCCCAGGAAAAGTTGGAAAGCCAGCAtatttggaaaattggattACCACAATCACCCCCTTAACAGCAGGGGACTCTGCATTTGATATTACTTTTGATTGGGATGAGGAGATTGGGGTCCCAGGAGCATTTATAATTAGAAATGATCATCACAGTGAGTTTTACTTGAAGACACTCACGCTTGAAGATGTTCCTGGTGAAGGTCGAATCCACTTTGTCTGCAACTCATGGGTGTACCCTGCTGACAAGTACAAAAAAGACCGCATTTTCTTCACAAACAAG ACTTATCTTTCAAGTGACACACCAAAGCCACTACAGAAATTCAGAGAAGAAGAGCTAGTAAACTTGAGAGGGGATGATGCtgataaaaaaagagagcTTCAGGAATGGGACAGGGTCTATGACTATGCCTATTACAATGATTTGGGGAATCCAGATAAGGGTCAGGAGTATGCCCGTCCAGTTCTCGGAGGGTCGAGTGAGTTCCCTTATCCTCGCAGGGGAAGAACAGGAAGACCACCAACTAAGACAG ATCCTAACACTGAGAGCCAGCTGAAGCTTATTATGAGCCTAAATATATACGTTCCAAGAGACGAACGATTTGGTCCCTTAAAATTGTCAGACTTGCTTGCTTATGGTTTgaaaaccatacctcaggTCCTTAAACCTGAGCTAGCAGCTCTACTTGTTGGCAGCCACAATGAGTTCAACAACATGCAAGAAGTACTTATGCTCTATGAAGGAGGTATAGAGTTGCCTGATGGTATACTAAAATATATTAAGGATAGCATACATGAAGAGCTGTTCAAGGAACTTTTTCGAACTGATGGTGAAAAATTCCTCAAATTTCCAGTGCCTCAAGTGATCCAAG ACAATAAGTCGGCATGGAGAACTGATGAAGAATTTGCAAGAGAAATGCTGGCTGGAGTAAATCCGGTTGCCATTCGTCGTCTCCAA GAATTTCCACCTGCTAGCAAGCTAGACCAAAAAGCATATGGGGATCAAACAAGTCAAATAACCAAAGAACACATAGAACATAACTTAAAAGGACTGAGCATAGATGAG GCAATCAAGAACAACAAGCTATTCATATTAGACCACCACGATGCATTGATGCCGTACCTGAGGCGTATAAACACAACTTCCACAAAAACTTATTCAAGCAGAACACTCCTTTTCTTAGAAAATGATGGGACTTTGAAGCCATTAGCTATTGAGTTAAGCTTGCCACATCCTGATGGAGATCAATTTGGCTGCATTAGCAAAGTCTATACTCCCTCTAGCCAGGGCGTCGAGAGTTCCATTTGGCAACTTGCTAAAGCTTATGTGAATGTAAATGACTCTGGCCATCATCAGCTCATCAGCCACTG GTTAAAAACTCATGCAGTGATTGAACCGTTTGTGATAGCAGCAAATCGGCAGTTGAGCGTGCTTCACCCGATTCATAAACTTCTGCATCCTCATTTTCGTGAAACTATGAATGCAAACGCAATAGCTAGAGAGGTTCTTACAAATGCCGGTGGAATTATAGAGGAAACAGTCTTTCCTGCAAAGTTTTCAATGGAATGGTCATCTGTAATGTACAAGAACTGGGTCTTTCCTGAACAAGCGCTTCCCGTGGATCTCATCAAAAG AGGAATGGCAGTTGAAGATCCAAAATCGTCGCACAGTGTACGCTTACTGATAGAGGACTATCCATATGCTGCTGATGGGCTTGAGATATGGTCTGCAATTAAAACATGGGTTAAAGAGTATTGCTCCTTCTACTACaaaaatgatgaaatggttcaaaatgactcAGAACTCCAGTCTTGGTGGAAGGAACTCAGAGAAGAAGGTCATGGTGACAAGAAAGATGAACCATGGTGGCCTAAAATGCAGACTTGTGAAGAGCTGATAGAATCATGCACCATTATCATATGGCTCTCTTCAGCCTATCATGCAGCAATCAACTATGGCCAGTACTCTATAGGTGGATACGTCCCGAACCGGCCAAGCATAAGCCTGCAGTTCATGCCTGAAGAAGGCACTCCTGAGTATGAGGAGCTCAAAACTAACCCTGACAAGGCATTCTTGAAAACATTTGCACCTCAGCTGCAGACCCTGCTTGGCATGGCCTCCATAGAAATCTTATCAAGGCACCCAGTTGATGAGCTTTATCTTGGGCAGAGAGGCACCCCAGAATGGACAACAGATGCAAACATGTTGCAAGCCTCTGAGGATTTTAGAAAGAAGCTGGAAGGAATTGagaaaagaattataaaaatgaacaaggatgagaaattgaagaacCGAGTTGGACCGGCCAAGATCCCGTACACTTTGCTCTATCCTTCTAGTGAGCCTGGACTTACTGGCAAGGGAATTCCCAACAGTGTCAACATCTAA
- the LOC117631517 gene encoding trafficking protein particle complex subunit 4, whose amino-acid sequence MAAIYSLYIINKSGGLIFYKDYGSSGRMDTNDSLRVASLWHSMHAISQQLSPISGCFGIELLQADTFDLHCFQSLTGTKFFVVCEPGTQHMEGLLKHIYELYTDYVLKNPFYEMEMPIRCELFDINLTQAIQKDRVALLAR is encoded by the exons ATGGCAGCAATTTACAGCCTATACATCATCAACAAATCAGGTGGATTGATCTTCTACAAG gattaTGGGTCTTCGGGACGGATGGACACAAATGATAGCTTGAGGGTTGCAAGCTTGTGGCACTCTATGCACGCCATTTCTCAGCAGCTGTCGCCGATATCGGGTTGTTTCGGCATCGAGCTCCTCCAAGCTGACACTTTCGATCTTCATTGCTTCCAATCACTCACTG GGACAAAGTTCTTTGTTGTCTGTGAGCCTGGGACACAGCACATGGAAGGTCTCTTGAAACATATCTATGAATTGTACACAGATTATGTCTTAAAGAACCCCTTCTATGAGATGGAGATGCCTATACGATGTGAGCTCTTTGATATCAACCTGACACAGGCAATACAGAAGGATCGTGTTGCCTTATTAGCCCGATGA
- the LOC117631854 gene encoding uncharacterized protein LOC117631854 isoform X2 has translation MRYFLRKLKKVKKSNGQVLAINEVGKWFLLNSPPGLIQFVAKGDMKQKQLRKSHMKWVFYVGGNAFFAMVPRQVLLASLDAIIKTLQRTRKNRSHLYRKGIKRKIPFQQTSRQKIPLHHPIAYIYIYIYKDRSKLF, from the exons ATGAG GTATTTCCTGAGGAAGCTGAAGAAGGTCAAGAAGAGCAATGGCCAAGTGCTTGCCATTAATGAG GTGGGGAAGTGGTTCCTCCTCAACTCTCCTCCTGGCTTAATCCAATTTGTTGCCAAAG GTGACATGAAGCAGAAACAGTTAAGGAAATCTCATATGAAATGGGTATTTTATGTTGGAG GGAATGCATTCTTTGCCATGGTTCCCAGACAGGTCCTCTTGGCTTCCCTTGATGCTATCA TTAAAACCCTGCAAAGGACAAGAAAGAACAGAAGCCACCTCTATAGGAAAGGCATCAAGAGAAAGATCCCATTCCAACAGACATCAAGGCAGAAAATCCCCCTCCACCACCCaatagcatatatatatatatatatatataaagaccGGTCCAAACTCTTTTAA